From Homalodisca vitripennis isolate AUS2020 chromosome 1, UT_GWSS_2.1, whole genome shotgun sequence, the proteins below share one genomic window:
- the LOC124354379 gene encoding facilitated trehalose transporter Tret1-like, whose protein sequence is MAFIERALWNQYIAAFAACLSALTSASCYSWSTPLLSRLLSPTSELPLTPPQLIWVISVIELGCLLSPLPTGLLSNYVGRKLLILSSAPFYLLSWTIVLYCPTAFSLGVARFIQGLAIGIVCTAVPVYIGEIATPRTRGAITSMFTCVWWFGFLLEYAVGPHMSFLNFTYFTMLLNVPFCLMFVWQPESPVFYLLVDDEERATRSLLRLRDGSIDAIKREIDEMKLNLDINRKSVSFRELFATSVDRKGLSILIAIVTVRILSGNSVIMVYATHIFEQIPNLYFDPNNITICIGVITFVGSIISTFLLDSVGRKPLLLASSLGSLICHLVTGTFFLLQTHTSVDVSGFSWLPPLSVMLYSGLYCVGMNPVSVVYTSELFRSTTRGVASSLSSISMTILTFVLLSIYEPMLHDFGMYSNFYLYALACLVGCIYFYVYAPETKGKSFFQIRKELCGSSVPSSSRETEPLFMDVDVEQL, encoded by the exons ATGGCGTTCATAGAGAGAGCTCTGTGGAACCAGTACATAGCTGCTTTTGCAG CGTGTCTGAGTGCGCTGACATCAGCGTCCTGCTACAGTTGGTCCACTCCACTACTGTCCAGGCTCTTGTCCCCCACCAGCGAACTGCCTTTGACACCCCCGCAGTTAATCTGGGTGATCAGCGTGATAGAACTGGGCTGTTTGCTGAGCCCGTTACCGACAGGACTTCTCAGCAACTATGTTGGACGCAAATTGCTGATTCTGTCCTCAGCACCTTTCTACTTGCTCAGCTGGACCATCGTACTCTACTGCCCAACTGCTTTTAGCCTTGGAGTCGCAAG GTTTATACAAGGACTGGCAATCGGTATCGTGTGTACGGCAGTTCCTGTCTACATCGGTGAGATCGCCACCCCCCGGACCCGGGGAGCTATTACGAGCATGTTCACATGCGTCTGGTGGTTCGGGTTCCTCCTGGAGTATGCGGTCGGACCTCACATGAGCTTTCTCAACTTCACCTACTTCACGATGTTACTCAACGTTCCCTTCTGTCTCATGTTTGTCTGGCAGCCCGAGTCCCCAGTTTTTTACCTCCTGGTTGACGACGAAGAGAGAGCCACACGTTCTCTGCTTCGGTTGAGAGACGGTTCGATAGACGCTATCAAGAGGGAAATCGATGAAATGAAACTTAACTTGGACATTAACAGAAAATCTGTTTCTTTCCGAGAATTGTTTGCTACGTCAGTTGACAGGAAAGGTCTTTCAATCCTGATCGCCATTGTCACAGTTCGAATTCTAAGCGGGAACTCTGTCATAATGGTGTACGCCACACACATTTTCGAGCAAATCCCCAACCTCTATTTCGACCCGAACAATATCACAATTTGCATCGGAGTCATCACTTTTGTCGGAAGTATAATCAGCACATTTCTTCTGGACAGCGTAGGACGAAAACCGCTTCTATTGGCGTCCAGTCTGGGATCCCTCATCTGTCACTTGGTCACTGGAACTTTCTTCCTCCTGCAGACTCACACCTCTGTGGATGTCAGTGGTTTCAGCTGGCTCCCCCCTCTCTCCGTCATGCTCTACTCTGGTCTTTACTGTGTGGGCATGAATCCCGTCAGTGTGGTGTACACCTCGGAACTGTTTCGTTCTACCACTCGAGGGGTCGCGTCCAGCCTCAGTAGCATCAGCATGACAATCCTTACCTTCGTTTTATTGTCAATCTATGAGCCTATGTTACACGATTTTGGGATGTACTCTAATTTTTACCTCTATGCGTTGGCCTGCCTGGTAGGTTGCATATATTTCTACGTGTATGCCCCGGAGACAAAAGGCAAGTCATTTTTTCAGATCAGAAAAGAATTGTGTGGTTCCTCTGTACCCAGCAGCTCACGAGAGACTGAACCACTGTTTATGGATGTGGATGTCGAGCAGCTTTAG
- the LOC124354386 gene encoding uncharacterized protein LOC124354386, protein MAKQWATRVIVAFQSACWCIVILLLLSRGLSNLRYSYSVEFQRTANTTVPADTSESGRGYTVGVCLIVVAALMIIASPAIIVARAYDRRRYRSVEQFPDMGLPPRYEDIVSRAPSYSSLFDGCDETRAEDINQQQGRITTVNVT, encoded by the exons ATGGCCAAGCAGTGGGCTACAAGGGTTATAGTTGCTTTCCAGTCGGCTTGCTGGTGTATTGTCATACTTCTTTTGCTTTCCCGTGGACTTAGCAATCTCCGTTACAGTTACAGTGTAGAATTTCAGCGCACAGCCAACACCACCGTCCCAGCCGACACCAGCGAGTCCGGGAGGGGCTACACCGTAGGTGTTTGCCTCATCGTTGTGGCTGCACTCATGATTATCGCCAGCCCAGCCATCATTGTAGCTAGAGCTTACGATCGCCGCAGATATAGAAGTGTG GAACAGTTCCCAGACATGGGACTTCCCCCACGCTACGAAGACATAGTGAGCAGAGCACCGAGTTATTCTTCATTGTTTGACGGTTGTGATGAAACAAGAGCTGAAGATATTAATCAACAGCAAGGCAGAATTACAACTGTAAATGTGACttga